In Pseudomonas sp. LRP2-20, the genomic window GCACCGCGGCGGGGTGGCGAGCCTGATCAAGATCACCCCCGAAGAGCGCATGACGGCCATTCGTGCCGCCAAGGTAATGGGGCTGAGCGTTGCCGGTGTGGATATCCTGCGTTCGAATCACGGGCCGTTGGTGATGGAGGTGAACTCGTCGCCGGGGCTGGAGGGCATCGAGGTCACTACCGGCAAGAACGTCGCCGGGATGATCATCGAGCATCTGGAAAAGAATGGCGGGCCGAATCAGACCCGGACCAAAGGCAAAGGCTGATTCAAGCCTGTACCGGCCCCTTCGCGGGCAAGCCCGCTCCCACAGGGTGCTCCAAAGGCATCAGGGCCTGTGCATCACCTGTGGAGGTGCTCCAAGGGCATCAGAGCCTGTGCATCACCTGTGGGAGCGGGCTTGCCCGCGAAGGGGCCGGTACAGCAGAAACACATTCAGACGGCATTACGCGGCAGTAACAGCCCCAACGGCAGCCTTACCCGCGCCTCGATCCCGCCACCGGACCGGTTGCGCAACTCGACATTGCCGCCATGCTGCGCCGCGATCCGCTTGACGATCGCCAACCCCAGCCCGGTCCCCTTGCCCCCGCGGGCACGGTCCCCGCGAATGAACGGGTTGAAGATGGTTTCCAGCTCCGATTCGTCGATCCCGGTACCCCGGTCCAACACACTGAGCACCACATACGGCGCGCTCTCGTCACCGGACACATAGGCCGCAACCTCAACGCCCTTGCCTGCGTGATGCAGGGCATTGCCGATCAGGTTGCCGAGCATGCGCTTGAGCGAAACCCGACGCAGCGGGAACGGCGGAATCGGCTCCAGGCACAGGCGCACGCGCTCTTGCGGCTGGTTGTAGGGCGCTACCACCTCACGCACCAGGTCAGCCAGGTCGACCTCCTCGACCGGCTCGTCCCGCCCATCGCGGATGAACGCGAGGAACTGGTCAAGAATCGCGTCCATGTCCTCGATATCACGGACCATGTCGTCACTCAGCTCGCTGTCGCTGTTCAACAACGACAACGACAGGCGCAGGCGCGTGAGCGGCGTACGCAGGTCATGGGAAACCCCCGCCAGCATCAGCTCGCGCTCACGACCGGCC contains:
- a CDS encoding ATP-binding protein, encoding MKTPLWFPQSFFARTLWLVLIVVLFSKALTLVYLLMNEDVLVDRQYSHGVALTLRAYWAADEENRDKIAEAAGLIRVTGSGVPEGEQHWPYSEIYQRQMQAELGEDTEVRLRIHAPPALWVNAPSLGPGWLKVPLYPHPLRGQKIWNVLGWFLAIGLLSTASAWIFVRQLNQPLKRLVFAARQVGQGRSVRLPISDTPSEMTEVYRAFNQMAEDVEQAGRERELMLAGVSHDLRTPLTRLRLSLSLLNSDSELSDDMVRDIEDMDAILDQFLAFIRDGRDEPVEEVDLADLVREVVAPYNQPQERVRLCLEPIPPFPLRRVSLKRMLGNLIGNALHHAGKGVEVAAYVSGDESAPYVVLSVLDRGTGIDESELETIFNPFIRGDRARGGKGTGLGLAIVKRIAAQHGGNVELRNRSGGGIEARVRLPLGLLLPRNAV